atgataaagAATACAACATCCTCACATCAGTGTGCAAACCGTTTATACAGACACGTGCCCTTTTGTACGGCAACAAATCctgataaattattttaaatagcatttatctacacacgcacacactcaaatTGACCTCTCACAAACTGCTcagaacaaaatggaacaaTAATTTATCTGCTAAAAACAGCATTGGACATAGAGATAAAGCAAAATTATCCTttaatactactaataataataaggataaaaaaaaaaattctcccattTAACTGCCGTTCCCACGAGGGTGGTTTTGGGAGGTGGTTGTATTTAAATGAAAcatcttttttatttcacaacCCATGCTACACTAATACTATGATCCtttcaattgaaaatgaaatgcatgtgtttgtgttgatCAACAGCAATGAGGTAATCTTTGTACATCATTTAATTGCATTTCTTTCCAAAAGGACGCCTGTCACAAACGCTTTATGCTCGGGAGCCCTATGGCATCAAAACCAACGCAAAACTGTTTGTGAGTCGCCAGTGGGGACTTGATAAGAGCAACACATTCAGTTTCTGAAACCTGATTACACTACtcacaattttcccaacatTTCAGTTGAATCCGATagattttgtactttttcaaagtatccaaatgttttcttttactGCCTACATTGTAGGCAAGAGTAAATAAATTACATGTATTTACATAATACCTAATTCAAACCTCAAAGGATGAGGGTAACAAAGTCTTGTCATTGACCAAGGTTTGGATGTGACATGATGGAGGGAATGGAGGTTCGGATTTTTACAAGACACTCATTTCACCTGAGAGTTATTAACCAATTCAAGACAATGATTCTTACAAGACTAACATAGATCCATTTTGCATATCGAACTATATTGACTTTTAGATAGTGATTCTCCTTTCCTTGGGTTTTCTCTACTTGGGGTCTTCGATAGATGAATCCATTGACCTTTATTTTACTTCCGCTCACAAGCATGAACACAAACGCCATTAAGATTACGTTTGCCTTAATTGAAACTCTACGCAGTTTTGTTCAGTCATACCAcctcaacaaaaaaagattcctAAAATGTTACTGCTGCCATCATCGTTTGAGTCCTCCAGAAATATATCTTTCAGAATGTGCAACCTGGTCGAGCAAATGGAATATTTACTCAGTCTTTTTTCTTTGGGATGTCCATCCGGAGGGTAGTAAGGTGTGGAAGGTGAGCCAGAAAGGCACGCAGGCTGGAGAGGCAAAGCTGAGAGAGGTGATGTAAAAAGTTGGGAAGTGCATAGTTGTCTATGGGGAGCCCTGCCCGCACAGAGATGAATGAGGTCTTTCAGAAAGTAAGAAAGCAAGGAGAGCTGGGACAGAAAGGTGCTGGTGTTCGACAGGCAAAGGCGGGAGGGAgggaatattttccttttttcactCCAGCTTTCCCCGCTCTTGCGGAGGGTGGAGGAGAAGAGACTCTCTGATCCTCTGACGGCACTCGCACTTTTGGTGCTCGGCCTAAACCCCGAGGCCGCCCACATACATGCCCTTCGCCCTCCACGAGTGTTCGCACCATACAAAACTTCCGGAGATAAATTGGTCCCTGGACTTtagaagaaaattaaaaaaaaaaagttcatactACAACAAGGTGCATTCCTCGGAACATCCAGCACTGTGCCTTTAGGCGTCtgtggaaaaaaggaaaattcatGTGGTGTGTTTGACATTGCTCCCCGTCAGGTCTAGAAAATCAGATACCGTACTCCTGCATTTCCAGTGGAACCCCTGAACCTGTGCAATATGAAATTTGGCCAATTTTAttgggaaaaatgcacaaaacaaaaaaatatcttgcaagacaatcaaaactacatttaactttttttggtTCTTCTGGGCGTGTCTGCATGTTTCTATGTGTGATGCGGGATGCTACCACAAAAATGTATCTGTGACAAACGTGAGGATGACCATTGAACAGAATGTAACGTGACTACTTTGGAGCCTCtgatggaaagaaagaaattattttgatCCACGAAAAATGTTGCAGGCGTCCTGGTTGCTCTGTGCAATATTGCAAAAGTCaggaatgaaaatttaaaaaaaaaaattgcttgtgtTTGACTTTAGGGGTTCCACTGAATAGTTTGAGACAAGGTCTTACCTCTGCACTCATACTTGAGGTCTGAGAAGTAAACCATCTCCTGGGAGAAGACAAAGAGACCTAGCCTGCCTCCCGCATACGTCTTGTCATAGATGCTACCAGAATCTGCCATGATCTTCTTTCCTTCGTACATCACAACTCTGAGTGGGTGAAACAAAAGTTGGTGAGTTGTGATCAAACCCAACAGGTGTTAAACATGAATGTTAACTTCTTCAATTTCCCCACCTGATAAGCCCTGTTCTTGGTCTATGGATCAGATGCCATCTGTAGGCAGTGTAATCCTTCCAGCCAACATTCTTAGGGTCATGCCACAGAGTCCGGACCTAAATCAGGTATAAATAGCCATAGTgatgtttttatatttcagtAATTCACACAGGGGAGTCATCAGTCATGAGGATGGACACAAAGTAGCTCATGGTGTACCTGTCCCGCAGTATTTCCGGTATGCCACAGGGCATTCCTGAGGTGCTCTCCCGGGCCAGTGGTGGAATTGACCACTTTGATTGACAGGCCAGAGTAGCCCTGAGCTTTTGTGGGTTTGTTGGACCAGTAGGTCTGAGTGATCTGCTTCCACATCACCACATAGAACCTGGAGCTTGATTGGTAACCAAAAACAAAGCCGGCATAGTCATCGTCCCTCTCAGTATTGATGAAGAAGGTCCCACTGAAGTCCACAGAATTGAATTCATGGTATCctacagacaaaaaaattcagtttaTAAGACATTTAGCTCCAGGTAATCTTCAATTATCTACTTTCTCTACAgctatttgttgaaaaataacaagAGTAATTAGCTACTCTTTATCATGACTGTCTCCCGTTTCCAGAATTACACAACATCAACTAGATAATGAAATAGCCAACCATATTTTAGTGCACTATCACAGTTTTGACCTTATTTTTGCAAGGTGGTTTATCTATCTGCAGCTGATCAagttcaatttcattttattttactcaGACTTAGCATAAAAAGTGCACAATTTATGCTTTTTTCCTGTTCCATTTTAACCTAGGAGAGAGCTACCATTGTACAGCTTTGCTGGAGGTCCATGTTCTACTAAAAACCATATCAATTCTtcaaattcaattatttttacttACCAACAGCAATTCCAGGGTCGCAGTTGACGGTTTGAACAAGCTCTTTACCCTGATGACGAACCACCCAATTTGGATCAATCTGGGAAGTGCCTTTAGGATCTAAAGGAACCATCTGGAACTTGCGGAAGTCTGTCTCACTAATGTCAAAGTTCTCTGGACACACATCGTAGATGTCGGGCACATTGTCTTGGTCAAAGTCATCTTTGCAGGCATCTCCACGGCCATCACCTGGAAAAAGAATTTGTTGATGAAtcagaagatgaaaaaaaaagattagtgtACAGATTACATTCCAACCCAAACCCAAACCAACACTATTCTCACCATCAGAGTCGACCTGGTCAGGATTATGTGCGAGTCTGCAATTGTCCTTGTCATCTGGGATGCCATCATTGTCGTCATCGTGGTCACATGCATCTCCTTTGCCGTCCTTGTCGTGATCTGCCTGATTGGCGTTGGGGATATACGGGCAGTTGTCCAGATTGTTCTGGTGTCCATCCTCATCAATGTCCTGGTTGCTGTCACACTTGTCTCCCACACGGTCATCATCTGAATCCACCTGCAACGGTAAATTGCCCAGTAGTCAATTAGGGATGACAATGGGAAGTTAAGGATCAACAGATTGTATGAACGGAAGGACGGTGGAATGGACATTCTTCATTATAAGAGAATCAAAAATTGTGCTTGGAattcaattggaaaaaaaaaaacaaaagctattTTCTCTTGTTTGGGCAGCATTTTCCATGTCGAGACTGGATTTTAAAGTTCATACAAACTGAATTTCAAGCACCATTGTCCATTGCATTCCTCTTTCCGAGTGTAGCATGGCACAGGTGCATTGGGTTGTCCTGCGGCGTAGCCCATTCCTCGGTAATGTCCAGCTGAGAGCCTCTTCTTTCATATTTTACGTCAATGGCCCATTGAAAAGACCCCTAACCCCCTACCACGCCTTTTGAACTGATGTGCCTTAGAGCTGGAATTTACTCCAGTATCGCAAGCTCAGAGTGACACTTGGGATTTATTACTAAATATAAATCTGTCTGTTACATGCAATTGAAAGACATGCTGAGCTATGGAGAAAAAGTGAGTGATGAATGGATTGCATTGCTGGTAGATGAACTGGAAGGCAAATGACGGAGGCCTGGGCACGTACCTGATCAGGATTATGTTCCAGAGGGCAGTTATCGCACATATCGCCCACACCATCCAAATCGGTGTCTCTCTGGTCCACATTGTAAACGTAGGGACAGTTGTCCTTTTCATTGAGTATCCCTGGAAAATGAACAGAAAGCATTATTTTGAAGTAATTAACTGTTGAATACATTGACCTCTTCTCATTGCCGACTAACAAATGGCTATCCTGAAAGTCCATCTCTGAGTTGCTGTCCTTACCATCTCCATCTATGTCCACAGCGCAGGCATCTCCCTCTCCATTGTTGTCTGTGTCTGTTTGGTCAGGGTTGCTATTGTAAGGGCAGTTGTCACAGCGATCACCCACATCATCGCGGTCATAGTCGTACTGCCTGGGGTTGAAGATGAACGGACAGTTGTCCTGTTTGGACGATATTGAGAGATGGGGAGGAAAATTAAGGCTATGTGTTCAGGTGCAGTTCTTCAACATCTCCCATCAGACTGACTGAGTGGATCTATTTAGAAGGAAGGACGTCCATGGAATGAAAAGGTGCTTTATTTTTAGGTCATATCCCACTTCTACCGTTGGAATCTGTGCACAGTTGATTCCCTTCAGACTTGTACCTCAGTGATAGAATTTGAGGTTTTGGCCAGGGAAAACATTTGCTTACCCCACCTGAGCCCCACTTCCTCTCCACCTAGCCTCGTATTGCACCTGATTGAACTACATAAAGTCTCGGTCaattgcacatgcacacactcgtTCACTTCTTACCCTGTCATCAGGAATGCCATCGTTGTCATCATCGATGTCACAAGCATCTCCAATGCCGTCCTTGTCATAATCTTCCTGTCCAGAGTTGGGGAGGTTGGGGCAGTTGTCCTggattgacattaaaaaaaagaatcatgcacctattgtattttacaaaaaaacaaactcttaAACAAATGGCTTCATGACCACATTATACCAACCTTTTTGCAGTGGTAAGTGGCATTCTCCACACAAACCAAGTCAGCATTGGGCCAACCATCCAGATCAGTGTCCTCCCCGCAGATGTGTCCATTGCCAGCGTAGCCTGGTTTGCACTCACATCGGAACATGGGATCAGAGAAATGCCCCAGATAGTTACAGCGTGCGTGTTTATTGCAGTTGTGGCTTCCATCCAGGCAAGGATTTCGGGGTGAGCACACCTGAAGAGGGGagttgcagactctaaattcccatttttctgCTCTTAGAGAGGCCAGCTTGCAGTTTACATTTGCTTTTGCTTACAAAGGGGAGTGTTGTACACACCTGTTTATTACCAGCGGCCTCCTCTACACCTTTACCAAATGGTTGAGGTCCTGAGTAACGAGGTGGGCAGGGAAGACAGTTATAGCCGGGATCTGTGTTCTCACAGCGGTGTACGCCATTAAACTCAAAGCAAGCATCTGGGACCTCTTTGCACTGTTTCAAGGTTAAGAGAAATAACAATTCCAATTAGTCAACAGGTGATCTATTTCGGTGGTTTCAGATATAAGCAGATGGAATCAGGTAAGAATTAATTAATGGAATTTTTACCTCATCGAGGTCTTTGCATTTGACACCATTGCCAGTATACCCCACTGGACATTTTCCACACTTCCAGGAACCGTCAGGAAAACTGGTGCACTTGGCCCCAGCGAAACAAGGGTTTGATAGGCATCCATCTGTTAAGAGTGAACAATAATTAAATATCTAAAGGATCATTTCATTTATAAccaggtatatatttttttcagtataaaaaaaatctgttcctcACCAATAGGACATGTTTTCTTGTTGCACGCCTGCATTTCTTTGCCATCACCGACACACTCTTTACCATTATATTTGGGTGCAGGGTCATTGCACAGGCGTTTACGAGTTTGTTGACCGCCTCCACATGTAACGGTGCATGTATCCCACGGTGACCAGGGTCCCCAGTTGCCATTGACTGAggaacacaaagaaaaagggTTGTATGATGATAgggttttgttgttattttaatgGGCTTAAGGACACACAAGTACAATTGAGTGGACTTGAAACTTACTGGGGCATGGAGACTTTTGACACTTTTCTGTTTGGCGACCTTCTCCCACACAATCCTTGCCTCCGAGCTGGGGGGTTGGGGAATTGCACAGTCGGATACGGGTTATAACACCAGGCCCACAGGTAACTGAACATGAGGACCAAGGCGACCAATGGCTCCAGCTGCCATCCTGTTTGACTAAAGCCGTTCAAAATTAGTCAGTTTGCAAAGCAATTTCCCGAAGCGACACCTGCAATTAACTGTGGCGTATGTTTGGAGATAACTGGGGATAACTTACAGCGCTTGTCACACTCCTGGAAGTTGCAATCTCGGGTCTGCACAGAGGTACCCTCACAGTTGTTATTGATACGGTCGCAAGAACGTCCTCGTTGCTGGATGCCCCTCCCACACGACACGGAACAATGGGTCCATTCAGACCATGGTGACCAGCCGTCCTCTGCATAGTCGCTCACTGAGGAGGAGGGCGATGGCAAGAATATGGGAGAGCGACACAATGAAAGAGCTATTGGAGAAATGCAGTGCTCCCCCTTTCCCACCACCGccaccaaacacacacaaacaccctcAAGCCTAAATGAGCAAGCAAAATGTTTTAGGGCAGAGAGCTAACTTTTTTGATTCATCTTGGATTTAGGGCCTTTTATTCAGGACGAGCAGTGACTGACGTACTAAGAAAAGCCCGAGAACTTAAAGTACCACTGTCCTAGAGAGACACAGGGATGCCCCATTGACGTGTTGCCAATGGGGCATCCCAAAGAGGCACCTAAAGAGGATTTTGGCCGCAATGTGATGGTCTGTAATAACTTCACCGAGTGGCTAAGGTGCACATGAAAGTGGGCCCCTTGctgtttattttggttttgagGAAAAGTTGCAGCCAAGCCTGCACAGGTATGACTAACATGTCACTTGTCTTCATCTGGA
This genomic window from Syngnathoides biaculeatus isolate LvHL_M chromosome 23, ASM1980259v1, whole genome shotgun sequence contains:
- the thbs1b gene encoding thrombospondin-1 — its product is MKLTVIFLLLMLWTCEGTRTAESGDDNSVYDLFELVQVPKKNHGVNQVKGDDPYSPAYKILNPDLIPPVPERALRNLIDSIHAERGFLLLLNFKQAKRTRGSLLTVEKKDGSGPVFEIVSNGKANTLDIVFSTEKKQHLVSIEDADLATGHWKNITLFVQEDRALLYSGCDEVNNAELDAPIQSILTQETPANAQLRIGKGAVKDRFMGVLQNVRFVFGTSLAAILRNKGCQSSADSIIIENLNGSSAIRTEYTGHKTKDLQMVCGFSCDDLVSMFKELKSLGVVVKELSIELRKLTNENKLIKTRIGIHSGVCIHNGIVHKNRDEWTVDDCTECTCQNSATVCRKISCPLIPCANATVPDGECCPRCGTLSDYAEDGWSPWSEWTHCSVSCGRGIQQRGRSCDRINNNCEGTSVQTRDCNFQECDKRFKQDGSWSHWSPWSSCSVTCGPGVITRIRLCNSPTPQLGGKDCVGEGRQTEKCQKSPCPINGNWGPWSPWDTCTVTCGGGQQTRKRLCNDPAPKYNGKECVGDGKEMQACNKKTCPIDGCLSNPCFAGAKCTSFPDGSWKCGKCPVGYTGNGVKCKDLDECKEVPDACFEFNGVHRCENTDPGYNCLPCPPRYSGPQPFGKGVEEAAGNKQVCSPRNPCLDGSHNCNKHARCNYLGHFSDPMFRCECKPGYAGNGHICGEDTDLDGWPNADLVCVENATYHCKKDNCPNLPNSGQEDYDKDGIGDACDIDDDNDGIPDDRDNCPFIFNPRQYDYDRDDVGDRCDNCPYNSNPDQTDTDNNGEGDACAVDIDGDGILNEKDNCPYVYNVDQRDTDLDGVGDMCDNCPLEHNPDQVDSDDDRVGDKCDSNQDIDEDGHQNNLDNCPYIPNANQADHDKDGKGDACDHDDDNDGIPDDKDNCRLAHNPDQVDSDGDGRGDACKDDFDQDNVPDIYDVCPENFDISETDFRKFQMVPLDPKGTSQIDPNWVVRHQGKELVQTVNCDPGIAVGYHEFNSVDFSGTFFINTERDDDYAGFVFGYQSSSRFYVVMWKQITQTYWSNKPTKAQGYSGLSIKVVNSTTGPGEHLRNALWHTGNTAGQVRTLWHDPKNVGWKDYTAYRWHLIHRPRTGLIRVVMYEGKKIMADSGSIYDKTYAGGRLGLFVFSQEMVYFSDLKYECRDA